The window AAATGAGGAACATGGTGAAAATGAAGCGCAGGAGGAAGGAGAATCTGCTGAAGATGAGGCGCAAGAAAAAGAAGATGAACATGTGGAAGAACACAATGAAGAAACAGAAGAAAATCCTGACAAAGAGGTGCAAGATGCTGATGAAGTCCACGTAATTGAGATTAAAGATGAAGATGGTAAGGctgattatgtaaataaaatggaggactctgaagaaaatacaaCTGAACATGTAGATAGTAAAAGGAACGATGATAGTGAAAATCATAACATGGATAATCATGACAATGAAAATGAAACGGGAGATCAAACTTTTGGCCATGATCACATTGGCGAAGAACATAATCATGAAAAAAAAGATGATGTCGAAAACCATAGTGATATAAAATCAGAAAGTAATCTCGAAGAGAACAAAGTATTGAACGAGGATGAAGCAAACCACAAGTCAGAAAATTCAAAGCTAAACGAATCAAATCAGCTGGAAAATGATGTACCAAATCATGAACATGAAGATACTAACCATAGGGAAGAATCTTCAAATTTAGTTAACGATCACAAACAAAATTCAGGCCTTGATGGCCATGAAAATGATGATCACAACAAATCAGATATTAAAGAAGCCGAAGATgatcaaaacaaaaaagaacATAACACAAATGACGAAAAGGTGATGGATGCCGATACTAAAGTAGAAGAGGAATCTTTTGCCACAACAAAAGAAGGTAATAATAACAATGACCACAGTGAAGACGACGATGATGTACAAGTACAGGGGGACTGTAATTCCGAATACAGCGACACAAACCTCAGAAGTACAGCAGAATTATCAGACACAAAAAGTGCCAAGAGAGGTAAATCTGCCATCTCTTCCGGCACCATACAcgaaacaataaaaacatagtCAACACACTTATTTATCATTGTAAAAGGGTCCCAGCAAGttcaatatttttcattattttgctAATTAAGGAAACCTGACTGATGGCAGAAGTACTCAGGAAAGTCTTATTGAAGGAATTATTAGTGGTGAAGCTGAATTAGACTACCAAGATGCAAGTATTACGCAAAGAGAAGAATCAGTACACGCGGATGAGCTCGCCGTTGTAAGTATTAAATCATACCGTACCACCCAGTAAGACATTCAAAACAGATAAAGGTAATGAGTACGTAAATTAATTAGTTGATTGTGGTGTTCTTTAGAATAGAAGCATCATTGTAGCACTGTGTATTTTCACAGGCACGACTCGTAACACCACTGTCATGAATTGATTTGCCGGCTTTTTAGTTAGAGACATATATGTTTCATAGTATTTTTTAGAGCGCGAATGCCTTCCACATTTTGATtgcaaaaaacaaaaagtagttAGTAGCAATAACGTTTATTGTACGATGTTTAACAGGACAGTGAAATAGACCCAGAAGTGactgaattaataaatagtgctaacatggaaatgttggcagcTCTAGTTTTAAATGGTGAAGGATCAAGACTGATTGGTAGGCGTTCGGGAAACGCAGAATTACAAGCGTTCCTCGACAATGTTTCAACTTATATGGTAACGTAGAATCAACAATACAAATTTGTGCTTAATTTTTCATATAGACATAATTAATCGTCTTActatattttagcaaaaaataaataaagttcatCTAGCGGCCAAGGATGGTAACATTAGAGATCTCCAAGCTGCATTAGACAGGCGGAAATTTGCCATAGCTAGAGATTCAATTTCACCAAACGGTGCCACCCCTTTGCACGTAGCTACAGTTTTCGGGAAGACAAACATCATGAAATATCTTGGAGGAAGGTaaatacaagtaaaataatgtaatgtacccATTTTTGATTTTTCCCTGAAACATCGCTCAACAATATTGAAGGTAGAAATATTTACTCCGGTAATGTAATTGTCCAGTCAGAGTCTCGCCTGTGACGCCTGTGACCCAGTCCAGCAGTGACGGCAAGATATTCAGAAGTTTGCTTTTTTATGTTTAGATTTCCTGAAACGCTGTCAGCGGTAGATTTTGAGGGAAGAACGGCATTACATTATGCAGCAATTTTGCCCGACAACGGACATTATTTCAATCTACTTCAACAACTTGGTGCCAATGCAAAGGATTTGGATGACGTAAGAACCCTGCAACCGCAACAgcttttttaatgtactttttagggttccacgCTAAAAAGAAACATGTGCCGCCGGGACACTTTTGCtaagtttgtctgtctgtgtcacgggaagtaaaaaaaagtttattactaTGGCCGTTTTAtcaacaaattataaaaaaatgatataaaattaGACGTTAAAGATTGGTATCATTCTAGAAACAAGTTTTTTAGGCTTTgatacaaactaaaattttaataatacataGTAGTAGCATGATAATCTGGTGATACAAAACCAATTATGTGCAAATCGCAATTTGACGGTTATTTATGCTTAAAttctaattttgaacagaaTGGTCGATCGGCAGAAGACTATCAGAAGAACCCAAGTTTATTGCCATTTAATCAACTAATATCCGACTTCGGTATTAGTAAAGAAGCCGCACAAGAAATGCTTTCTGATAAAGGTAAGATAAAATTACTAGGACTGTAAAATCGGATGATTCTGCTTCTGAAATAGATCATGTACTTGTATGCACGCAATTTGTTCTAATTTAAACATGTTTAGTGCCCGAGGACCAGGTCTCGTCTAGGCGCATCCTTGATGCACCGGAAGCATTGGACACTCTGGAGCGCTGCTATCGCCTGCTAGCGTCGGCCAGACCTGCTCGGACCCCACTCTCAGCGTCCTCTAATAGAGCCACACCACCTCTGGTCTTAGGCCGATTCCTAAAACGATCGGTATTTGAAGCACTCAAACATCGAGTAACAAAATTGGATCATGATCTCTTCGATGTCATTTGGCCAGCAGTAAAAAAATTGCCTGAAAGCCGGAACGTCATTCAAACAGTCGAGGAAGATTTTCCTGGGGGCGTTACTGCGCCTGATTATTACGTTTATGAAGTTTTTCACGAATTTTTAATTCCTCTTATTAAAGATTTGCACAATATCAACGTCCATTCGGATTTGTCGCTCCATCCTCCTTCTGATTTTGTAACTCATAAAAGGCCTTTTGCAAAATCAACATCTCCTACGGAACCTCTTGTGGAACTAAATGTTGATCCCAATGATGAGTTTGTACTATCTGGCACAATTGAATGTTCAAGAAACATGCAAGGTTTTGAATTACCCATTAACCTGAAAATTGGAAAATTAGAGGCGATAGAACGAATCATAACAACAATTTTGATGCGTGACGACTTTTTAAAGCTAAGCGAACAGTCAAATCCAGAATCTGATCAGAAGGGAGGCACATACTACACAATGAACGAAATATTGGAAAAACCATCGGAAATATCCGCTAGCTTAGCAGCGGCCGGTTTACTAATTGCTCTTTGTGATAGAGAAGAAATCGATGATTACACGCGGTTGCACGGCCGACATTGGCCATATGGGCGCGGAGTCTACGTCAGTGACGACAAAACGTTCGCTGTTTGGATAAATGTTCATGATCATATACGTGTGCTGATGGCTACTCCTGCAGAATCCCCGGGAGAAATAGGCCTCCCTTTCAGCAAAATATTTACCATAATGTCTtatttacatgaaaaaattGACTTCGTTTTAGATTCAAAACTTGGTTATTTATCTAGCAGACCGACGTTTTTAGGGTCTGCAATTCGCTTTAGTCTCATAGTAAATTTTCCTGGACTGTCTAAAGATTCTGATAATATGAAGCATTTGTGTGCCATGAGAGGACTTCAATACAGAGAAACGTTAAGCCCTGAGATTGCCAGAATTAGTAACTATCAATGTCTCAGCATTACCGAATCAAATTGTTTCAATGATTTTACAACCGCAGCGTCCAATTTACTACACTTGGAAAAAGATTTGTCCATGCAAAATTCAGCACATATAGCGACTATGCTGACAAACATATTTCGTAGAAAACGAAGCAGTTTAACTGATTTGGAATCACGAGATAATCATGAAAAACCTTAAAGAAAGAAGCACAATAGTAGTTGGTAGACTAggcatatttaatttttagttcaACAAATATcggtataataaaattaatcgaaTGTTGGAAAGATGTAGGTGCAGATAATGGCTACGAAGACGGAGATGCGCATACTCGATCTCCAAAGAGAGCGTTTATGTATTAGGTCAGTACTCTACGTTAACTTTAGTCACCATCACATGTGAGTTGTGTTCGTGTGACTTCGTGTTCTCTGGTGTGAGTACAATCGCTTTAACACCCAGCAGTTTTCAAAAGCTTTTATGTTCATCATAGCACTTACCACTAGCAATGCCAGTCTTTCCAACATTAGATTACTAAATGGTGTGTTGTGTGAAGTGTTTCATTTAAGCACTTACTTTATCGTTTATAGCAattcgattttatttattttataagatttAGATAAGTACAAAAGCCCCTCaagtaaaaatattagaaattcTATTGTTACAAAGTAAAACAATCTTGACACAAATGATGAAAGTATTTATTCACCGAAAATGACAATGTGTAATTAGGCGATGTTCTTTATGTGTTTGTACCTAAGTATTTTGTAGcttcaaataaatatcaatgatTCAAGGTGGGCTAGTTTGTAAGTTATACCCCAATTTACCAAACACATGTATTGATCTACTTCCAAAATAAAACTTCATTGTCACGTATCCATGACAAACAGCATATAAGCCTCACTAAGCGTTGAAATTACTAGGTATATCAAGGGACGATCAATAACTGCGTCATATCAATTATTACCTTTGTGTACTGATATCAGCTCCATTTACCAACTGTTACTACCACCACCGACCGCCATTAATTGCCCCCGCCACCCGCCAACCCCCCACAGGTGCAGAGGTTCGTCGGTGTTCACACGTGTTTGCCTACTACAAACCTCCCACTAGCGTTTCGAAGGCCGCCTGCTGAATAATTGATCGTTTTCAGGTACGGACTACGTCGCCAATGGCCACATGGACATTCCCATCTTTAGGACCGACGAGGGCAGATATCTCGCAAAGTGTAAGCTCTctaattgtttacttttaaataaattttgaaatggaAGAAGTGCAAACGAAGGGCGTTTATACAGACAATGTTTTTGCAGCTCTCGGCGATCCTTTAATAAAAGGATTGACCGAGGTGGCTAATGTCAAGCCTAAGGATCCAGTCGCTTTCCTCGCAAGTTTCTTGCACAACTTTCCAGAGAACGAGAAACCACGAATAGGTACGCAGGTGAGCTAGTGCTTCTTAATGTTTACTTTTGCTTCAGTCATATTTTACGACTTTGCTAACCGGTCACCAGATGTagacctaataaaataaatctatttaaagTAACACTTTATAGTGCCATAAACAGTAATTTTAACGATCACTCAAATTGAAACATCatatttctagaattttttataTTACCACGTAAAATATTTGACGATAACCGTTGACTCCTAACAAACACTTAATGTCAAAAGAGAATAATCTTTTAAAATCCCATCATATTATAACTTGCCCTACTTATGTTTCTTTTGAAACTTTCTTACAATTGCTAATGTGCTAACGCATTGGTTAACACTAGATTCCAACTGCACTTATTAGTATTGCATGCCTTCAGCAACCGCTCTGTAAACAGGAATCCAATGTGTTAGTGACCCAAGAGGCGGCCGAGGTGGAGAATGATCAGCCACCGCCGCAGCCCGAGGTGGTGATGATGAATGCGCCCGTTTTGTCTCGAAGCGCGGCTCGTACAGCCACACGTCCACATCGGCCTATTGATGTCATCACTGTCGACCCTCGGTCTGAAGCGAGCCCTGATGCGCCAGAAGCAGCGTTCAGCAGTGCTGATAGGGTAAGCCAATGTAATAATAGCTatcagagtaaaaaaaaaagtttcactCACGTGCAGATGGTTTCGTCCTTTCCATTTTGGGAACTTCTAATAAGTCacttttaataagtacctacctactcgtacctacagtcaccagcaccaatatctgacacaacaagcgtgcataaatatctgatacgactctatttatagggccggaaggacgtgtcagatatttttgcacgctccgctgtggcagatattaatgctggtgactgtacaatatttTAACCTTGTCTTCCGCTACAAAACCCGACATAGGTCAAATTACGTCCATAAAAATTGCATACACAACAAAACACGATCTAGGCGAAATGCGACCAAGGAAAAAACCTACCGATGTAAAACGCGTTCAAAGCACCGATCTAACAAATCCAGTTGGTCTCAAAAATTCACACTGTGTTTTAGGACGAGCACGGCCAGTCGATGCTGCATTTCGCAGCAGCGCGGACACACACGCGCAACGCACTGTTCCAGCTACTGCAGGAGTCAGATGTGAACCTGGCCTTCCGAGACGAACTGTACCGGACCGCGCGGGACGTGTCTCTTCAGGCCAACGTACCCGAGAACACGACGGAGATAGATAGATGGGTGCTGCATCTAGCTGCTAGAGGTAACAAAGAACCCAACTTCTTTCACCTGCTACCCCCTTTTACGAGTGCTTGGCATTAGTTTTCATTCGCTGtgatcatcaccatcagccggaaggcgtccactgctgaacaaaggcctcccccttagaacgccactatGAATTATAagttgccacttgcatccaccaacgcttcgtcttccgcgTTCATGGTCGCCagtcgaggacttttctcccccaacggttatgtTCTTCGATCGATGTGGCCGCCCATTGCCACGTCAATTGAAATACAATTAGCTGTAtaatacaattatatttttggtACTGCAGGTAATAAAGAGAAGATCATGGAGTTATTTCTAGAAGGATACGATCATATATTGGACGTAGTGGACGATGACGGAGTGCCAATAACCGAAGTTGTCACCAACCGAGGCGACACCGAAATGAGCAATCTCCTCGCTTCGATTCCTGCTTTTGAGGCAAGTTAAGACAATTAAGTCCACAACGCAAAAAAACtgaaatcataattataatctgCTGTGAATTACGGTTACGGGACAGATATCATAGATATTGTTGGGccttacctaacctaagtataaaagaaaataattacagGTAAGCAGGGTGAAGTGGAGGGTAGATAATTCGATTCTTTTAACATGACCACAAAGTTCATCGATGTAATAGGATATAATATTTTGTCGATAAAATGGACACCTTGTTTTCACCAGGAATCCCGGGAAGAACTCCACGGAGCAATAAGAAGAGGCGACTTGGCGAGTGTCGAAGCGACTCTCTCAGCCGAAGGGGGCCGAACGCTCGCGCGCAGCAAGAGCTCGTTCGGCAGGACGGCGTTACACGTCGCGGTGCTGGCACAGCACGAAGAAATAGTGGCGTTTTTAGCTGCCAAGTTTCCAGAACTTTTACGGTTTGGGGACAACGTGAGTAGAGCGAACGACTTTGTCTTTTTAACAGCCATTTTTAGgaatttgtttcagtttgtaaaaGTAACAAGTCATAGAGTCTATTTGTCGAAAATGGCTTGGCGACGTGATATTTAGTAGGTAGGGTGTCGTCTATAGATACGTTTTACCCACCTACGGTGTTTTTtatcagagagagagagatttatttacacatattcgatacacagaaaaaacacgataggaagaaataataataaaaaaaaacatcgaatagtaacAGTATCTGTATCTCCCCAGTAAATACAGTAACAAGAGATGATGCTCAGGGCtacttttttatgaaatttgcaATATCGAATGATGCCGAGTCTAGTTTGATTAAAAGTTTTTAGCAACTCGTCCTTTCGTTGTGACCTACTGTATCACCTACCTAAGTACGACAAATATTTTAAGGCACGTGACAAAAACCTTGCAACATTTTACTTTATACAGTTCGCCGTgaatgttgttttttatttttaagtagttACCTTTCATTCGTggtatttagtttatattttgagGCTATACAGTGTCCCAAGACTATGGGACATCAAGGGAAAGTACCTGAAATATCGTATATAGGATATTTTGCTGAAAGAAGACTTTAagtatgttatttttaaaagttagtaaTTCTGCATTTAAAGATTTCGTCTGGGAAACGAACCGACTTAAATGTGGAAAAAAATGATCCCTATTTTTATGATGCCAATCGAAacaattgacaaaaaataataattcttcaTAAGTAACATAGTATTTTAAAAGAAACGAACAACGTAAAAGCTTTAAGTCAAATTTcaagaaaattatttacttactgcCGACGACGACGTTCGAAAAATAGCGATATTATCATTTCATAGATAGCATTGATTATTCGCAAATAAGTACCCACTTAATAAAAGACTCCTAGCAGTTTTCCTTATTATAGGTGCACGTTATTAAAAGATTGGCGATTTGCGTAAGACAAGAGGGATCACATTTTGAggatttcattaattaatttacaaaaaaatacttaattgacTTCGGCAGTTTCatgtatgtttttaatttgactaaaattataatttcacgTTATTCCTTTCTTTTAAGATACTTACTATATTACTTAGGaagaattattatattttgtccaTTCTTTCAATTGACATTATAAAaataggggtgtttttttcctttttatatAAGTCGGTTTGATTCCCAGACGAAGCAagtaatttttagaaaatctttaaatgcagaattactaacttttaaaaataacaaagtctTCTTGATACGTCTACGATATTTCAGGTACTTTCCCTTGATGTCCCATAGTCTTATGAGACGCCCGTATAGGTAGCACTAATATTTGtaaattcataaaaatcaaataaagcGTCCTCGTACAAACGTCACCCACGTTCATTAAGATCTTCGACTGACTTCAGTAGGTACACTTCAGTAGCACAGTAACCATTGGGACATGGGATATTGATGTTTAACCCAAGCGGCCAAAATGCTCGAATATTATAGGTACCGAACCCTATAAAAGGAAATTCAACAAGCAAAAATTGTGTTTAAAAATCTTCTccatcaatactcgtaataaattaattgttcACAGTTGGAGCGCTCACCGCTCCACTACGCAATGGGCGTGGAGAAGATCGAGTCGCTAAGTCGAGTGCTTATCCGAGCAGGAGCCAAGCGCGTCCTAAAAGATCTCAAGGGCCGGCAACCGTCCTACTACTTCATGAACAAGTCAGACATACTGCGCCTCAAGGAAGAAGAGGAGGTTTATTGAGAAAGCGTTTATTCGCTTGTAACAGCTGCAGAAGCGAAAgaccattaggtacctaccacaAGATCTGGCCACGAAAACATTGTCAGATGTGAATTGGTCAATTGTTCTTATCTTACTCTAACACGTAACTACATCCCTCTCATTTGCCCAACGGGTGCTTGGTTAGGAAGAGTTTGAAGGTGGGAGTTGTCAGGAATGATTGTGGCTTATTTGGAATTTTGTAAGCAGGCTGGTTGGTACTAAAACGGAACATTCGTTTACGTTGCTTTTCATGTTACGCACTCAAAGattaatgttttgtttgatGGTACGAGGAAACTAGTTGAGTGCCGAATATCTTAGACAGCGTAAGTGAGATGCACGTTGTGAACggttttttataagtaaataatgtatttttaatacacgTAACT of the Choristoneura fumiferana chromosome 17, NRCan_CFum_1, whole genome shotgun sequence genome contains:
- the LOC141437404 gene encoding uncharacterized protein isoform X2; its protein translation is MILGDDSSHPRQSNATIQIRSLGPREVVGVVTAAQLRQLARGGVDGSLERAVLAGQGRRLLAEADPLPLPSHLASLVAKCEALHDAVEKGSLLELQVLLGLLEGEYNRRKYVQCRDEAGAGLLHKAVYYDYTDIAEWLVDNYPQLVHQKDSFGRTPLHYTAAARNAAAAAALMERAGAARGARDAAGRTPAFYRDHRTSLALPATTPAAMPPNGPPVLSIKRHNIRIWCHDCDMARLQRVVWEGHGSRLLSEVSNQPVVKKFLEAVPYMMNTIRDIHEAVIQNDLEGLMKHSGDPVTPQALSSRDVNNMTVMHKAAGLGHVSIMKYIADRYPQGINDVDNDGRTPLHYAATVRDDQHTYNTLVGLGADEAVVDNKNKTPGYYINRPQEIDKNILKTIPEAPRTASSAYPSSWDWKLLDTGVIAELNKKSRRKMKASTENLSSKNNTNTISESVENRVGAMKQSSTHEFIKDLPELDDSARPEHKNDVKTGNIIEDSQVVEEPQHANEEHGENEAQEEGESAEDEAQEKEDEHVEEHNEETEENPDKEVQDADEVHVIEIKDEDGKADYVNKMEDSEENTTEHVDSKRNDDSENHNMDNHDNENETGDQTFGHDHIGEEHNHEKKDDVENHSDIKSESNLEENKVLNEDEANHKSENSKLNESNQLENDVPNHEHEDTNHREESSNLVNDHKQNSGLDGHENDDHNKSDIKEAEDDQNKKEHNTNDEKVMDADTKVEEESFATTKEGNNNNDHSEDDDDVQVQGDCNSEYSDTNLRSTAELSDTKSAKRGNLTDGRSTQESLIEGIISGEAELDYQDASITQREESVHADELAVDSEIDPEVTELINSANMEMLAALVLNGEGSRLIGRRSGNAELQAFLDNVSTYMQKINKVHLAAKDGNIRDLQAALDRRKFAIARDSISPNGATPLHVATVFGKTNIMKYLGGRFPETLSAVDFEGRTALHYAAILPDNGHYFNLLQQLGANAKDLDDNGRSAEDYQKNPSLLPFNQLISDFGISKEAAQEMLSDKVPEDQVSSRRILDAPEALDTLERCYRLLASARPARTPLSASSNRATPPLVLGRFLKRSVFEALKHRVTKLDHDLFDVIWPAVKKLPESRNVIQTVEEDFPGGVTAPDYYVYEVFHEFLIPLIKDLHNINVHSDLSLHPPSDFVTHKRPFAKSTSPTEPLVELNVDPNDEFVLSGTIECSRNMQGFELPINLKIGKLEAIERIITTILMRDDFLKLSEQSNPESDQKGGTYYTMNEILEKPSEISASLAAAGLLIALCDREEIDDYTRLHGRHWPYGRGVYVSDDKTFAVWINVHDHIRVLMATPAESPGEIGLPFSKIFTIMSYLHEKIDFVLDSKLGYLSSRPTFLGSAIRFSLIVNFPGLSKDSDNMKHLCAMRGLQYRETLSPEIARISNYQCLSITESNCFNDFTTAASNLLHLEKDLSMQNSAHIATMLTNIFRRKRSSLTDLESRDNHEKP
- the LOC141437404 gene encoding uncharacterized protein isoform X6, which gives rise to MESVKKWLSERSAKQNGLYVHYSPPKLVGVVTAAQLRQLARGGVDGSLERAVLAGQGRRLLAEADPLPLPSHLASLVAKCEALHDAVEKGSLLELQVLLGLLEGEYNRRKYVQCRDEAGAGLLHKAVYYDYTDIAEWLVDNYPQLVHQKDSFGRTPLHYTAAARNAAAAAALMERAGAARGARDAAGRTPAFYRDHRTSLALPATTPAAMPPNGPPVLSIKRHNIRIWCHDCDMARLQRVVWEGHGSRLLSEVSNQPVVKKFLEAVPYMMNTIRDIHEAVIQNDLEGLMKHSGDPVTPQALSSRDVNNMTVMHKAAGLGHVSIMKYIADRYPQGINDVDNDGRTPLHYAATVRDDQHTYNTLVGLGADEAVVDNKNKTPGYYINRPQEIDKNILKTIPEAPRTASSAYPSSWDWKLLDTGVIAELNKKSRRKMKASTENLSSKNNTNTISESVENRVGAMKQSSTHEFIKDLPELDDSARPEHKNDVKTGNIIEDSEIDPEVTELINSANMEMLAALVLNGEGSRLIGRRSGNAELQAFLDNVSTYMQKINKVHLAAKDGNIRDLQAALDRRKFAIARDSISPNGATPLHVATVFGKTNIMKYLGGRFPETLSAVDFEGRTALHYAAILPDNGHYFNLLQQLGANAKDLDDNGRSAEDYQKNPSLLPFNQLISDFGISKEAAQEMLSDKVPEDQVSSRRILDAPEALDTLERCYRLLASARPARTPLSASSNRATPPLVLGRFLKRSVFEALKHRVTKLDHDLFDVIWPAVKKLPESRNVIQTVEEDFPGGVTAPDYYVYEVFHEFLIPLIKDLHNINVHSDLSLHPPSDFVTHKRPFAKSTSPTEPLVELNVDPNDEFVLSGTIECSRNMQGFELPINLKIGKLEAIERIITTILMRDDFLKLSEQSNPESDQKGGTYYTMNEILEKPSEISASLAAAGLLIALCDREEIDDYTRLHGRHWPYGRGVYVSDDKTFAVWINVHDHIRVLMATPAESPGEIGLPFSKIFTIMSYLHEKIDFVLDSKLGYLSSRPTFLGSAIRFSLIVNFPGLSKDSDNMKHLCAMRGLQYRETLSPEIARISNYQCLSITESNCFNDFTTAASNLLHLEKDLSMQNSAHIATMLTNIFRRKRSSLTDLESRDNHEKP